One window of the Klebsiella oxytoca genome contains the following:
- the nqrE gene encoding NADH:ubiquinone reductase (Na(+)-transporting) subunit E, translated as MEVVLFESHLNIFIRAVFVENMALNFFLGMCTFLAISKKIDVAFRLGVTVTALLAIATPINNLIYHHLLKENALIEGVDLSFLDFITFIGVLAALVQILEMVIDKYFHALNHALGPFLPLLTIHCAIFGATIFMVQREYSFLESLTYGTGCGIGWMLAIVALAGIREKLKYANMPKGLRGLGSVFITAGLMSLGFMSFAGISL; from the coding sequence ATGGAGGTTGTCTTGTTCGAATCTCACCTGAATATTTTTATCCGCGCGGTGTTTGTTGAGAACATGGCGCTCAATTTTTTCCTCGGGATGTGTACTTTCCTCGCTATCTCCAAAAAAATCGACGTAGCTTTTCGCCTGGGTGTGACGGTAACAGCTCTGCTGGCGATCGCGACTCCGATCAACAACCTGATTTACCACCATCTTCTGAAAGAGAATGCCCTGATTGAAGGAGTCGATCTGAGTTTCCTTGATTTCATCACCTTTATCGGCGTTCTTGCGGCGCTGGTACAAATCCTTGAGATGGTAATCGACAAATATTTCCATGCCTTAAACCATGCTTTAGGGCCGTTTTTACCGCTATTAACCATCCACTGCGCCATCTTCGGCGCAACCATTTTTATGGTGCAGCGCGAATACAGCTTCCTGGAATCTCTGACCTATGGCACCGGCTGCGGAATTGGCTGGATGCTGGCGATTGTGGCGCTGGCCGGCATTCGCGAAAAGCTGAAGTATGCCAACATGCCGAAAGGATTACGCGGGTTGGGCAGCGTGTTCATTACCGCCGGATTAATGTCGCTGGGTTTTATGTCATTTGCCGGCATCTCGCTGTAG
- the ivy gene encoding Ivy family C-type lysozyme inhibitor: MLKMLTAVAFLAVSTSAMAQDEITLNNLAKKEPAAFSQMLKGHNLPAWIKSGGTTTPARTVKLGSETYQVLSACKPHDCGAERFAVLWSEKSRQMTGLFSTVDEKTSQEKLTWLNVSDELSIDGKTVLFAALSGSLENHPDAFNYQ; this comes from the coding sequence ATGCTGAAAATGTTAACCGCGGTCGCCTTTCTGGCCGTATCAACCAGCGCTATGGCGCAAGACGAAATTACGCTGAATAATCTGGCGAAAAAGGAACCGGCTGCCTTTAGTCAGATGTTAAAAGGGCATAATCTGCCCGCGTGGATAAAGTCAGGCGGCACAACCACTCCTGCCCGAACGGTTAAGCTCGGCAGTGAGACTTATCAGGTACTGAGCGCCTGTAAACCCCACGACTGCGGGGCGGAACGCTTTGCCGTGCTCTGGTCGGAAAAATCCCGACAGATGACCGGTCTTTTCTCCACCGTAGATGAAAAGACGTCGCAGGAAAAACTGACCTGGCTTAACGTTAGCGATGAGTTATCCATTGATGGTAAAACCGTCCTCTTTGCCGCCCTGAGCGGGAGTCTGGAAAACCATCCCGATGCTTTTAACTACCAGTAG
- a CDS encoding cyclic diguanylate phosphodiesterase, producing the protein MNYSSLRHRLWILLFLITVMSLGTGLCYWQMQKKVDRDIHSRLQQAISSLDVTVSHAEQAADQAEHFFGAKCSENVLTELRTLVATIPDVRTVNLGHHDEIYCTSVFGGRTFQFDHTQYTQGALRLLSGSEITPSKPLMVYSEQDEQGNTILVGVDGYYLYNILNVLDGDAHLYLKVEDRVMTRKGKVTTTPDIKVPVRLASEQFNYSVIADRHYASGIGAFIHHEQYTLIAIILASLLLTFLFRNYLRYRNTIEYQLRQAIELKQLKPYIQPIISNETNSVVGGEVLVRWEHPKQGFIAPDKFISVAEQTGLIKDITAICFAEVSRQLRRQQSLIPKGLFICFNTSSVNFQDNEIVTLCQTFIQQMKESQVRLVLEITERESIDNTLQTSEVTDKLRSIGVQFSLDDFGTGHANYSYIQQFNPEIIKIDKVFTFNIVTNTASALVVKNMVNLAKKFNCQVIAEGVEEKEQLEMLKNMGIAIYQGYYFSKPVPVNDYITMLSRTFR; encoded by the coding sequence ATGAACTACTCATCATTACGCCATCGTTTGTGGATACTCTTGTTTCTGATTACGGTAATGAGTCTGGGAACGGGGCTTTGCTACTGGCAAATGCAAAAAAAAGTCGACCGGGATATCCATTCACGGCTTCAACAGGCGATTTCGAGCCTTGACGTTACCGTTTCACATGCAGAGCAGGCCGCCGATCAGGCTGAACATTTTTTTGGCGCAAAGTGTAGTGAGAATGTCCTGACGGAGCTGCGAACGCTGGTTGCCACCATTCCGGATGTGCGCACGGTAAATTTAGGGCACCATGATGAAATTTACTGCACCTCAGTTTTCGGCGGTCGCACGTTTCAGTTCGATCACACGCAATATACGCAAGGAGCGCTACGCCTGCTCAGCGGCAGCGAAATTACGCCGTCCAAGCCCTTAATGGTTTACTCTGAACAAGATGAACAGGGAAATACTATTCTGGTTGGCGTTGATGGTTATTATTTATACAACATTTTGAATGTCCTTGATGGCGATGCGCATCTGTATCTTAAGGTCGAAGACAGGGTGATGACCCGCAAGGGGAAAGTAACGACGACGCCGGATATCAAAGTTCCCGTACGCCTTGCCTCAGAGCAGTTTAACTATTCAGTTATTGCCGATCGTCACTATGCGAGCGGTATTGGTGCGTTTATACACCATGAACAATATACGCTTATCGCGATTATTCTGGCCTCGCTGCTGCTGACTTTCTTATTCAGAAACTACCTGCGCTACCGTAATACCATTGAGTATCAGCTCAGACAGGCTATCGAGCTTAAACAGCTCAAACCCTACATCCAGCCTATTATCAGCAATGAAACCAACTCGGTTGTCGGCGGCGAGGTGCTGGTGCGCTGGGAGCATCCCAAACAGGGGTTTATTGCGCCGGATAAATTTATCTCCGTGGCGGAGCAGACGGGTTTGATAAAAGATATAACCGCGATTTGCTTTGCCGAAGTGAGTCGTCAGCTCCGTCGTCAACAATCGCTCATCCCGAAGGGATTGTTTATCTGCTTTAATACCAGTTCGGTCAACTTTCAGGACAACGAAATTGTTACGCTATGCCAGACGTTTATTCAGCAGATGAAAGAGTCGCAAGTGCGCCTGGTACTGGAGATCACCGAGCGAGAGTCGATCGATAATACCCTGCAAACGTCAGAGGTTACGGACAAACTCAGAAGCATCGGAGTACAGTTTTCGCTAGATGATTTTGGTACCGGTCACGCTAATTACAGCTACATCCAGCAGTTTAATCCGGAGATCATCAAAATCGATAAAGTGTTTACCTTCAACATTGTCACCAATACTGCTTCTGCGCTGGTGGTTAAGAATATGGTCAATCTGGCGAAGAAATTTAATTGCCAGGTTATTGCTGAAGGCGTCGAGGAGAAGGAGCAGCTCGAGATGCTCAAAAATATGGGGATCGCTATCTACCAGGGCTACTATTTCTCGAAACCGGTACCGGTTAATGATTACATCACAATGCTTTCTCGCACGTTTCGCTAG
- the glgX gene encoding glycogen debranching protein GlgX: MPKEETFEIRPGHGQQLGANFDGKGVNFALFSAHAERVELCLFDPSGKTEIARLELPEYTHEIWHGYVPDLQPGALYGYRVYGPYDPQNGHRFNPNKLLIDPYARELVGDIEWNDAHFGYELGHEEKDLSFDTRDSAAFTPKCKVIDPDAFSWQGEKRPDVSWPETVIYEAHVKGFTQLNPALPPELRGTYEGMGHHASVDYIKSLGITSVELLPVHWFPDDQHLLDRGLKNFWGYNTLGFFAPASRYYGPSGIEGFRNMVRAFHDAGIEVILDVVYNHTAEGNELGPTLSFKGIDNYSYYRTMPDAHRYYINDTGTGNTVNTSHPRVLQMIMDSLRYWAQAMHVDGFRFDLGTILGREPEGFDPRGGFFDAITQDPVLSKLKLIGEPWDIGPGGYQVGGFPPGWGEWNDKYRDTVREYWKGDNVATDFAARLLGSGDLYDLRGRRPWASVNFITAHDGFTLNDLVSYNEKHNEANGEDNNDGHNDNRSCNYGEEGPSENPDIVTVRERQKRNFLTTLLFSHGTPMLLAGDEFGRSQQGNNNGYCQDSEISWINWESLSEQDKTLRNFAQQLLALRAEQPLLRRESWRDGLEIRWFNAGGGLQQSEQWDEGSTLGVAISRADLEKEEGIWHDVLMLFNPFEGAVPFRIPQFGEGGWVLELSTSEEKTDRIVITEAIDFVLAGRSIALFRRP; encoded by the coding sequence ATGCCAAAGGAAGAAACTTTTGAAATACGTCCTGGTCACGGCCAGCAGCTGGGGGCCAATTTTGACGGGAAAGGCGTAAACTTCGCGCTGTTCTCAGCGCACGCTGAACGCGTAGAGCTGTGTTTATTCGATCCTTCCGGGAAAACGGAAATCGCGAGGCTTGAACTGCCAGAATATACCCACGAAATCTGGCATGGCTATGTACCCGATCTACAGCCAGGAGCGCTATACGGCTATCGCGTTTATGGTCCTTACGATCCGCAAAACGGGCATCGCTTTAATCCGAATAAATTACTTATCGATCCCTACGCGCGCGAGCTGGTCGGCGATATTGAGTGGAACGACGCCCATTTTGGCTATGAGCTGGGGCATGAGGAGAAAGACCTTAGCTTCGATACCCGCGATAGCGCTGCGTTTACCCCCAAATGCAAGGTCATCGACCCGGATGCTTTCAGCTGGCAGGGGGAGAAGCGTCCTGATGTATCATGGCCTGAGACGGTAATTTATGAAGCCCACGTGAAAGGTTTTACCCAGCTAAATCCTGCTCTTCCGCCTGAACTACGCGGCACCTATGAGGGGATGGGTCATCACGCTTCAGTGGATTACATCAAAAGTCTGGGCATCACTTCCGTTGAACTCCTTCCCGTGCACTGGTTTCCAGACGACCAGCATCTGCTGGATCGAGGGCTGAAAAACTTCTGGGGTTACAATACGCTGGGCTTCTTTGCTCCCGCCTCCCGTTACTATGGCCCCTCGGGGATTGAAGGGTTCCGCAACATGGTTCGTGCTTTTCATGACGCAGGCATCGAAGTGATTCTCGATGTCGTTTATAACCATACTGCAGAAGGCAATGAACTGGGGCCCACGCTTTCATTCAAAGGAATAGATAACTACTCCTATTACCGGACGATGCCGGATGCGCATCGTTATTACATTAACGATACCGGAACCGGCAATACGGTTAATACTTCGCATCCGCGCGTGCTGCAAATGATCATGGATTCGCTGCGCTATTGGGCTCAGGCCATGCACGTTGACGGCTTTCGCTTTGACCTTGGGACAATTCTCGGTCGCGAGCCGGAAGGGTTCGATCCGCGAGGCGGCTTTTTTGATGCGATAACCCAGGATCCCGTTTTGTCGAAACTCAAACTGATTGGTGAACCCTGGGATATTGGACCCGGCGGCTATCAGGTTGGGGGCTTTCCGCCAGGCTGGGGAGAGTGGAACGACAAGTACCGTGATACGGTTCGGGAATACTGGAAAGGCGATAACGTTGCCACCGATTTTGCCGCCCGATTACTGGGATCGGGGGATCTGTATGATTTGCGCGGCCGTCGCCCGTGGGCCAGCGTTAATTTTATTACTGCCCATGACGGTTTCACGTTAAACGATCTGGTCTCGTATAACGAAAAACACAATGAAGCAAACGGTGAGGACAACAACGACGGACATAATGATAACCGGTCATGCAATTATGGCGAAGAAGGACCGAGCGAGAACCCGGATATCGTCACCGTGCGTGAACGCCAGAAGCGTAATTTTCTCACTACGCTGCTTTTCTCCCACGGTACGCCGATGCTGCTGGCCGGCGATGAGTTTGGTCGTTCGCAGCAGGGTAATAATAATGGTTACTGCCAGGATAGTGAGATTTCATGGATAAACTGGGAATCGCTGTCGGAACAGGACAAAACCCTGCGTAATTTTGCGCAGCAGTTGCTTGCTCTGCGTGCAGAACAACCGCTTTTACGCCGTGAAAGCTGGCGTGACGGGCTCGAGATACGCTGGTTTAACGCCGGTGGCGGTTTGCAACAGTCTGAACAATGGGATGAAGGCTCAACGCTGGGCGTGGCTATCAGTCGCGCCGATCTGGAAAAAGAGGAGGGGATCTGGCATGACGTGCTGATGTTGTTTAATCCCTTTGAGGGCGCGGTACCGTTCCGGATTCCGCAGTTTGGCGAAGGCGGCTGGGTTCTTGAGCTATCGACCTCTGAAGAAAAAACTGACCGCATAGTCATTACTGAAGCCATTGATTTTGTTCTGGCGGGACGCAGCATTGCGTTATTCAGACGACCTTGA
- a CDS encoding SDR family oxidoreductase: MTTGNNSTLHYPLPPFIEQPQQPPGLASEMKPLPDHGETSYIGSGKLAGKKALITGGDSGIGRAVAIAYAREGADVAIGYLPEEESDAAAVMALIRAEGRKAVAIPGDIRIESFCDTLVEKAVAELGGLDILVNNAGRQQYCESIEELSTAAFDATFKTNVYAPFWITKAALRHLSEGAVIINTSSVQAFKPSEILLDYAQTKACNVAFTKSLAQQLGPRGIRVNAVAPGPYWTPLQSSGGQPQEKVKKFGEDTPLGRPGQPVEIAPLYVLLASDACSYASGQVWCSDGGTGVA; the protein is encoded by the coding sequence ATGACAACAGGAAATAATTCAACGCTACATTATCCTCTTCCGCCGTTTATCGAGCAGCCACAGCAGCCCCCAGGGCTGGCATCAGAAATGAAGCCTCTCCCCGACCATGGTGAGACCAGCTATATCGGCTCGGGGAAGCTTGCGGGAAAAAAAGCGCTTATTACCGGCGGTGATTCTGGTATTGGTCGGGCTGTCGCTATTGCCTATGCGCGTGAAGGCGCGGATGTCGCTATCGGCTACCTGCCGGAGGAAGAGTCCGATGCGGCTGCGGTGATGGCTCTGATCCGGGCTGAAGGAAGAAAAGCCGTCGCCATTCCCGGTGATATTCGGATTGAATCATTTTGCGACACCCTGGTGGAAAAAGCGGTCGCAGAGCTTGGCGGTCTGGATATTCTGGTGAACAATGCCGGCAGACAGCAGTATTGCGAATCCATCGAAGAGTTAAGTACCGCAGCGTTCGACGCCACGTTTAAAACCAACGTCTATGCTCCATTCTGGATAACCAAAGCTGCGCTTCGGCACCTGTCTGAGGGCGCGGTTATCATCAATACCTCTTCCGTTCAGGCCTTTAAACCGAGCGAGATCCTGCTGGATTACGCCCAGACCAAAGCCTGCAACGTGGCGTTTACCAAATCCCTGGCCCAGCAGCTTGGCCCCCGCGGTATTCGGGTTAACGCCGTCGCGCCCGGACCATACTGGACACCGCTGCAGTCAAGCGGCGGACAGCCGCAGGAGAAAGTGAAGAAATTCGGTGAGGATACTCCGCTCGGCAGACCGGGCCAGCCGGTAGAGATTGCGCCGCTTTATGTTCTCCTCGCCTCAGACGCCTGTTCCTATGCTTCTGGTCAGGTCTGGTGCTCGGATGGCGGCACTGGCGTAGCTTAA
- a CDS encoding GNAT family N-acetyltransferase: MHIRKGLNTDLARLEYCDFSFTVSHILSGPFINNDLQIEALDSSYIKSYALDIQTLENHCLNPDAIFLIAETEDAQIAGFITASLSWNKFISVDYIAIESSKRRTGAANKLMAAAHIWARSMNAAGLKLETQNVNVPACLFYRNYGFTLGGYDRYLYNALAEKDEIALFWYYMLT, from the coding sequence ATGCACATTCGTAAAGGATTAAATACCGACCTCGCACGGCTGGAATATTGTGATTTTTCCTTCACCGTCAGTCATATCCTCAGTGGTCCATTTATAAATAATGACCTGCAAATCGAAGCGTTAGACAGCTCATACATTAAAAGCTATGCGCTTGATATCCAGACCCTGGAGAATCATTGCCTTAATCCGGATGCCATATTTCTGATTGCCGAGACCGAAGATGCGCAAATTGCAGGGTTTATCACGGCATCGCTCAGCTGGAACAAATTTATTTCCGTTGATTACATCGCCATTGAAAGTTCAAAACGCAGAACCGGCGCGGCCAACAAGCTAATGGCTGCAGCCCATATCTGGGCCCGCAGTATGAACGCGGCGGGATTAAAGCTGGAGACGCAAAACGTCAATGTTCCTGCCTGTCTCTTTTACAGAAATTATGGGTTTACGCTTGGCGGTTACGACCGCTATCTCTATAACGCATTAGCGGAAAAAGATGAAATTGCGCTGTTCTGGTATTACATGTTGACCTGA
- the treY gene encoding malto-oligosyltrehalose synthase, whose amino-acid sequence MIPSATYRIQFRNGMTFDRAATLVPYLKALGISHLYASPIFTATTGSTHGYDITDPNEIDPAIGGREGFDRLVTALRSAQIGLILDIVPNHMATSLENRWWRDVIEHGKNSAWANYFDIDWTRPLTLPFLGDTFEAELESGALELKRDPATGKAAFVYYDQAYPLNPESIAGCEQLLTFPDRQAITALHEAQSWRLMCWREAPRQLSWRRFFEVMGLIGVKVEDESVFEETHRLILALVHAGIVDGLRIDHIDGLADPLGYLQRLRQATGPDCYITVEKILAKGEQLPASWPVSGTTGYEFIASLAEVLVDDNNLELLQQVHDDALGATVDRHQELRDAKGLMTDRNFEGEFTTLLHLACELAQRNGFEVEHESLRHALRELLIAFPVYRTYGTREGLTPDDITLLNKVVDRVNSLDHKSDPAALGAIIDILTGELEETSLESASLFRTRFQQLTGPLMAKSVEDTLFFRHNLDLALNEVGADPTPRAFSLSRFHQEMRIRLARQPDALLGTSTHDTKRGEDARARLYTLTEAPQLWASNLARWRQMNQTLVRFLNDGTAPNAADTWMLYQALAGVWPAALLPDDTAGLKSLEERFLGFVEKALREAKQRTDWIDSNESYESVVLNYAQQLLSAENQLFLNDFYTSLQPFIRAGLVNSLSQTVIKLTAPGVPDIYQGSEGLNFSLVDPDNRREPDFKTLAQNLNSGNPTLFLHEQPWRDGRLKQYVTATFLRLRQQHAALFQYGDWVPLKVSGEREDNLIAYARINQEKGLIVVVPRLVFDVAAHGLSESSAKLWGNTAVSIPEELAGRYFHDVFTGEGRLLEEALDLTTEAGWLLTLISGEESGE is encoded by the coding sequence ATGATCCCTTCCGCTACTTATCGTATTCAGTTCCGCAATGGGATGACTTTCGATCGCGCCGCGACGCTGGTGCCGTATCTTAAAGCACTCGGAATCAGTCATCTTTACGCCTCGCCGATTTTTACGGCAACCACCGGTTCTACCCATGGTTATGACATTACCGATCCTAACGAAATCGACCCGGCTATTGGCGGGCGCGAAGGGTTCGATCGTCTGGTGACGGCATTGCGTAGTGCGCAGATAGGACTAATTCTGGATATTGTTCCCAACCATATGGCGACTTCTCTGGAGAATCGCTGGTGGCGGGACGTGATTGAACATGGCAAGAACAGCGCCTGGGCGAACTATTTCGATATCGACTGGACGCGGCCTCTCACGCTGCCGTTTCTCGGCGATACTTTTGAGGCGGAACTGGAAAGCGGGGCGCTCGAACTAAAGCGCGATCCTGCCACGGGCAAAGCGGCATTCGTTTACTATGATCAGGCTTACCCTCTTAATCCTGAAAGCATAGCGGGCTGTGAGCAACTGCTAACATTTCCCGATCGGCAGGCAATCACCGCACTGCACGAAGCGCAAAGCTGGCGGTTGATGTGCTGGCGGGAAGCGCCCAGACAGCTCTCCTGGCGGCGTTTTTTTGAAGTGATGGGTTTGATCGGCGTAAAAGTCGAAGATGAGTCGGTATTTGAAGAGACGCATCGGCTTATTCTGGCGCTGGTACATGCAGGCATCGTTGATGGATTGCGAATCGATCATATCGATGGTCTTGCCGATCCGTTGGGTTATCTACAGCGCCTGCGTCAGGCGACCGGGCCAGATTGCTATATAACGGTTGAAAAAATCCTCGCTAAAGGGGAGCAGCTGCCTGCCAGCTGGCCGGTTTCCGGCACGACGGGATATGAGTTTATCGCTTCGCTGGCGGAAGTGCTGGTGGATGATAATAACCTCGAGCTGCTGCAGCAGGTTCATGACGACGCGCTTGGCGCAACGGTCGATCGCCATCAAGAACTGCGCGATGCTAAAGGGCTGATGACGGACCGCAATTTTGAGGGCGAGTTTACTACCTTGCTGCATCTGGCCTGCGAACTGGCACAGCGTAACGGTTTTGAGGTTGAGCACGAGTCGCTTCGGCATGCTTTGCGAGAATTATTGATCGCTTTTCCGGTGTATCGCACCTATGGCACCAGAGAAGGGCTAACGCCCGATGATATTACGCTTTTAAATAAAGTCGTTGATCGTGTTAATTCTCTGGATCATAAATCCGACCCCGCTGCTCTTGGTGCCATTATCGATATTCTGACCGGCGAGCTGGAAGAGACCAGTCTGGAGAGCGCTTCATTATTCAGAACCCGTTTTCAGCAGCTGACCGGTCCCTTAATGGCTAAATCAGTTGAAGATACGCTGTTCTTTCGTCATAACCTGGATCTGGCCTTGAACGAAGTCGGGGCCGATCCTACTCCCCGCGCTTTTTCACTGTCTCGTTTTCACCAGGAGATGCGCATTCGGCTTGCCCGTCAGCCCGATGCGCTGCTGGGAACCTCGACCCACGATACTAAACGAGGTGAGGATGCCCGCGCCCGTCTGTATACCTTAACGGAAGCGCCGCAGCTGTGGGCATCGAACCTCGCCCGCTGGCGCCAGATGAACCAAACCCTGGTGCGCTTTTTAAACGACGGGACGGCCCCCAACGCGGCGGATACATGGATGCTTTATCAGGCGCTGGCCGGCGTGTGGCCCGCGGCGCTGTTGCCGGACGATACCGCCGGGCTGAAATCACTGGAAGAGCGTTTTCTGGGGTTTGTGGAAAAAGCGTTGCGTGAGGCCAAGCAAAGAACCGACTGGATCGACAGCAATGAAAGCTATGAAAGCGTTGTTCTCAACTATGCGCAACAGCTTCTCTCTGCGGAAAATCAGCTGTTTTTAAATGATTTTTATACATCGCTGCAGCCGTTTATCCGCGCAGGATTGGTGAACAGCCTTAGCCAGACGGTCATAAAGCTGACCGCACCCGGGGTACCGGATATATACCAGGGAAGCGAAGGACTGAACTTTAGCCTTGTCGATCCGGATAACCGACGAGAGCCTGACTTTAAAACCCTTGCACAAAATCTCAATTCAGGAAATCCGACGCTATTTTTGCATGAACAGCCATGGCGTGACGGGCGCTTGAAACAGTACGTCACCGCCACTTTTTTACGTCTTCGACAGCAGCACGCGGCGCTCTTTCAGTATGGTGACTGGGTTCCGTTAAAAGTCTCTGGTGAAAGGGAGGATAATCTCATCGCCTATGCCCGTATCAATCAGGAGAAGGGGCTGATTGTGGTTGTTCCTCGCCTGGTGTTTGACGTCGCGGCGCATGGACTGTCTGAGTCTTCAGCAAAATTATGGGGCAATACGGCGGTATCGATACCCGAGGAGCTGGCTGGAAGATATTTTCACGATGTTTTCACTGGCGAAGGTCGTCTGCTTGAAGAGGCGCTCGATCTGACGACAGAAGCAGGGTGGTTATTGACGCTTATTAGCGGTGAGGAAAGTGGAGAATGA
- the treZ gene encoding malto-oligosyltrehalose trehalohydrolase yields MESISFQKHWGSEFISADTVRFRLWAEGQNTMTLSLRDRDIIMEAVGDGWFQIDVAGLKHGDEYRFRLADGTCIPDPAARAQRDDVNGPSLIIDPRVYQPIHRDWKGRPWEETVIYELHPGTFTPEGTFQAAIEKLPYLAELGITQIEVMPVAQFGGSRGWGYDGVLLYAPHSAYGSPADFHAFIDAAHGLGLSVVLDIVLNHFGPEGNYLPLLSPAFFHQQRMTPWGNAIAYETAAVRQYISEAPLFWLTEYHLDGLRFDAIDQIEDRSARHVLIEIAENIRRAIPDRHIHLTTEDSRNVIFLHPRDENGRTPLFTAEWNDDFHNAVHVFATGETHGYYQDFAHQPAKNAAKALAEGFVYQGEISPQTGQSRGVKCSEQPPQFFVDFIQNHDQTGNRAQGERLISLAGAEKTRVLLAALLLSPHIPLLFMGEEYGETNPFLFFTDFKGELAKAVREGRAKEFAGHTGHDESVPDPNDPDTFIRSKLDWQQAASEEGKSWLRFTRDLLRLRHRYIVPLLTEGGPVESRILHTDPQTLAVSWLFPGATLSVALNIGDKSFAIPDVPGEVIFSWPERRDALTADSIVVRFANGEASS; encoded by the coding sequence ATGGAATCCATATCGTTTCAAAAGCATTGGGGATCGGAGTTCATTTCTGCAGATACTGTCCGTTTTCGCCTGTGGGCGGAAGGGCAGAATACGATGACACTGAGTCTACGGGATCGGGACATTATCATGGAGGCCGTAGGGGACGGCTGGTTCCAGATTGACGTTGCTGGCCTGAAGCATGGTGATGAATACCGCTTTCGTTTAGCTGATGGCACCTGCATTCCCGATCCGGCGGCGCGCGCGCAGCGCGATGATGTTAATGGCCCTTCGCTGATCATCGACCCCAGAGTTTATCAACCGATCCACCGTGACTGGAAAGGCCGCCCGTGGGAAGAAACCGTTATCTATGAACTTCATCCCGGTACTTTTACCCCAGAAGGGACTTTCCAGGCCGCCATTGAAAAGCTGCCTTATCTGGCCGAACTGGGAATCACGCAGATAGAGGTGATGCCGGTTGCGCAGTTTGGCGGTTCGCGCGGCTGGGGTTACGACGGCGTATTACTTTATGCGCCGCACTCGGCTTATGGCTCACCGGCGGATTTTCACGCATTTATTGATGCCGCCCATGGGCTGGGGCTTTCAGTGGTTCTTGATATCGTTCTGAATCATTTTGGCCCGGAAGGTAACTATCTGCCTTTGCTCTCGCCGGCTTTTTTCCATCAGCAGCGGATGACGCCGTGGGGCAATGCTATCGCCTATGAAACCGCAGCCGTGCGGCAATATATTAGCGAAGCGCCGCTGTTCTGGCTTACTGAGTATCATCTTGACGGGCTACGGTTTGACGCTATCGACCAGATTGAGGATCGTTCAGCCAGACATGTGCTGATAGAAATAGCCGAAAACATCCGCAGAGCGATTCCCGACCGTCATATCCACCTTACTACCGAAGATAGTCGTAACGTGATATTCCTGCATCCGCGCGATGAAAATGGACGCACTCCGCTCTTTACCGCCGAGTGGAATGATGATTTCCATAACGCAGTTCACGTTTTCGCGACCGGCGAAACGCATGGGTATTATCAGGACTTTGCGCATCAGCCCGCCAAAAATGCAGCGAAAGCGCTGGCCGAAGGATTCGTCTACCAGGGGGAGATCTCTCCCCAGACGGGACAATCTCGCGGCGTAAAGTGTTCAGAGCAGCCCCCGCAGTTTTTTGTCGATTTTATCCAGAATCACGACCAGACCGGCAATCGAGCCCAGGGAGAAAGGCTCATTTCTCTTGCCGGGGCGGAGAAAACGCGGGTTTTGCTCGCCGCTTTACTGTTGTCTCCCCACATTCCCTTGCTGTTCATGGGGGAAGAGTATGGTGAGACGAATCCGTTTCTATTTTTTACCGATTTTAAGGGCGAGCTTGCGAAGGCCGTACGGGAAGGGCGTGCAAAAGAGTTTGCCGGACATACAGGGCATGATGAATCCGTCCCGGATCCGAATGATCCAGACACCTTTATCCGCTCTAAGCTCGACTGGCAACAAGCGGCAAGCGAGGAGGGGAAGTCGTGGCTGCGCTTTACGCGCGACCTGCTGCGGCTGCGCCATCGCTATATCGTCCCTCTACTCACCGAAGGCGGCCCCGTCGAGAGCCGAATTCTGCATACCGATCCGCAAACGCTGGCCGTGAGCTGGCTATTTCCGGGCGCTACGCTGTCTGTGGCGCTGAATATCGGCGACAAATCTTTTGCGATACCGGATGTACCGGGAGAGGTCATTTTTAGCTGGCCGGAGCGGCGCGATGCGTTAACGGCAGACAGTATTGTTGTTCGTTTTGCTAATGGAGAAGCATCATCATGA
- a CDS encoding YqaE/Pmp3 family membrane protein: MGFWRIVLTIILPPLGVLLGKGFGWAFILNIILTILGYIPGLIHAFWVQTRSN, from the coding sequence ATGGGTTTTTGGCGAATTGTCTTAACGATTATTCTACCCCCGCTCGGCGTTCTGCTCGGCAAAGGCTTTGGCTGGGCGTTTATTCTTAATATTATCTTGACCATCCTTGGTTATATCCCAGGTCTTATTCATGCGTTCTGGGTTCAAACCAGAAGTAATTAA